One Sphingomonas sp. FARSPH DNA segment encodes these proteins:
- a CDS encoding precorrin-2 dehydrogenase/sirohydrochlorin ferrochelatase family protein gives MSLHSLPLFVRLAGRPVMLIGEGDAADAKRRLLERAGATIVGEDASAALAIVAHPDPDAIVARLKTRGLLVNAVDRPDLCDFTLPAIVDRDPVIVAIGTGGVSAGLAAALRQRLEALLPARLGALARELFASRAELRERWPDGGERRRMLAAGMAAGGLLDPLGNGRDGDVWTYIVTAGAPVQGITQTIRLRSDDPDDLTLREARALAGADRVIHDADVPAAILDRARADAERLPAPADAGEGLTVRIMRA, from the coding sequence ATGAGCCTGCACAGCCTGCCGCTGTTCGTGCGGCTGGCGGGCCGTCCGGTGATGCTGATCGGCGAAGGCGACGCCGCCGACGCGAAGCGGCGACTGCTCGAACGCGCCGGCGCGACGATCGTCGGCGAGGACGCGTCGGCGGCGCTGGCGATCGTCGCGCATCCCGACCCCGACGCCATCGTCGCCCGGCTGAAGACGCGTGGGCTTCTGGTCAACGCGGTCGACCGGCCCGACCTGTGCGATTTCACGCTGCCCGCGATCGTCGATCGCGATCCGGTGATCGTCGCGATCGGCACGGGCGGCGTCTCCGCCGGGCTCGCCGCGGCGCTCCGCCAGCGGCTGGAGGCGTTGCTGCCCGCGCGTCTCGGGGCGCTGGCGCGTGAACTGTTCGCGTCGCGCGCGGAACTGCGTGAACGCTGGCCCGATGGCGGCGAGCGGCGACGGATGCTCGCCGCCGGGATGGCCGCGGGCGGCCTGCTCGATCCGCTCGGCAATGGCCGTGACGGCGATGTCTGGACCTATATCGTGACGGCGGGCGCGCCGGTGCAGGGCATCACGCAGACGATCCGGTTGCGCAGCGACGACCCCGACGACCTGACGCTGCGCGAGGCGCGCGCGCTGGCCGGGGCCGATCGCGTGATCCACGATGCGGACGTGCCCGCCGCGATTCTCGATCGCGCGCGCGCGGACGCCGAAAGGCTGCCCGCGCCGGCGGACGCGGGTGAAGGACTGACGGTGAGGATCATGCGCGCATGA
- a CDS encoding CorA family divalent cation transporter, with translation MSGFGYRIQNGRAEEISFKDALCTGADLVWMHLSTTAEHAQLWLRERAKLPDYVVDALTAQETRPRCEAFDDGAFLNLRGRSSEELDTTDLLASVRIWAVKGHVYSVTRKPLVAVASVRTQVESGKIADPGDLIAAFATAITADLDPEVADLGDRLDSCEADLDAARVFELRRTVTQVRVAAIGYRRFLSPQRTALDTLAALPGDWLHQDDRRHLAAAADRAARMAEELEAIRERAALTHEALTDLRSEQIDHRSLIISIVAMIFLPLTFITGLYGMNVDNLPYQHEPWAFDAITAVCALIAVGVTIYFVHRHWFQR, from the coding sequence ATGAGCGGTTTCGGCTATCGCATCCAGAACGGCCGGGCGGAGGAGATTTCGTTCAAGGACGCGCTGTGCACCGGCGCCGACCTCGTCTGGATGCACCTGTCGACGACCGCGGAGCATGCGCAATTGTGGCTGCGCGAGCGCGCGAAGCTGCCCGACTATGTCGTCGATGCGCTGACCGCGCAGGAAACGCGGCCGCGCTGCGAAGCGTTCGACGATGGCGCCTTCCTCAATCTGCGCGGCCGGTCGAGCGAGGAGCTCGACACCACGGACCTGCTCGCCTCTGTGCGCATCTGGGCGGTAAAGGGCCATGTCTATTCGGTGACGCGCAAGCCTCTCGTCGCCGTCGCATCGGTGCGAACACAGGTGGAATCGGGCAAGATCGCCGATCCGGGCGACCTGATCGCCGCCTTCGCCACCGCGATCACCGCCGATCTCGACCCCGAAGTCGCCGACCTCGGCGACCGGCTCGATTCGTGCGAGGCGGATCTCGATGCCGCGCGCGTCTTCGAACTGCGCCGCACCGTGACGCAGGTGCGCGTCGCCGCGATCGGCTATCGCCGCTTCCTCAGTCCGCAGCGGACCGCGCTGGACACGCTGGCGGCGCTACCCGGCGACTGGCTGCACCAGGACGATCGCCGCCACCTTGCCGCCGCCGCCGATCGCGCCGCGCGCATGGCCGAGGAGTTGGAGGCGATCCGCGAACGCGCCGCGCTGACGCACGAGGCGCTGACCGATCTGCGCAGCGAACAGATCGATCACCGATCGCTGATCATCTCGATCGTCGCGATGATCTTCCTGCCGCTGACCTTCATCACCGGATTGTACGGCATGAACGTCGACAACCTGCCCTATCAGCACGAACCCTGGGCATTCGATGCGATTACCGCGGTTTGTGCGCTGATCGCGGTGGGAGTTACGATTTACTTCGTCCACCGCCACTGGTTCCAACGATAG
- the fliS gene encoding flagellar export chaperone FliS: MAYATALAGNPYATYRQIDVVGRTAEAQGPGLVQLLYEELIAALRAAAWAVENGRLTVKSERVTRATAILFALEAGLDYEKGGEVSVTLARFYGGVRKTVVDASIGTDPAPFRAAADSLSEIAEAWRVARAA; encoded by the coding sequence ATGGCCTACGCGACCGCTCTCGCCGGCAACCCCTATGCCACCTATCGCCAGATCGACGTCGTCGGTCGCACCGCGGAGGCGCAGGGCCCGGGGCTCGTCCAGTTGCTGTACGAAGAACTTATCGCCGCGCTGCGCGCCGCCGCATGGGCGGTGGAAAACGGGCGCCTGACGGTCAAGAGCGAACGCGTGACACGCGCCACCGCGATCCTGTTCGCACTCGAGGCGGGGCTGGACTATGAAAAAGGCGGGGAGGTGTCCGTCACGCTGGCGCGGTTCTACGGGGGCGTTCGCAAGACGGTGGTCGATGCGTCGATCGGCACCGATCCCGCCCCGTTCCGCGCCGCCGCGGACAGCCTGAGCGAGATCGCCGAAGCATGGCGGGTGGCGCGCGCCGCCTGA
- the fliD gene encoding flagellar filament capping protein FliD — translation MTTTTSTTSTATPTPTPTPAQTSQSVVANAAQSLLTSLDAGSGIDTATLVPALVQAQFATKTAALSAKNDALTAQISAVSDLKSTMTTLSSVMTSLATGGTLQTQPTSSVTGVLNASALPGASVGALSSKITVNALATAQGARTTTAIADRTATIGSGTFTLTLGTATYSADGTQMTGFTAGSSPAVSITVTNASLDGVAAAINGANAGVSAAVVTDADGKAYLSLKGATGAAQAFTLAASSDPSGKLAQFNVGTGAPTALTGTAANASLTVDGITVQRSTNSISDLVSGVKLDLAGTGTTTLGIQRPTAALTDAVNNFVSYYNEIYGQLQTDLDPVDGKLKGDPAARTMLTALQQLTTRSLVPNAGSGVPATLAQIGLATNRDGTLTVNSSVLQQAMSNYPDAIAAIFAPTTANAIGLSSTIQQMSFAAASTTTGLGASTNTYTNAQKDLADQQADLSRQSDAMTQRLTQQFASMNARVSAYKATQTFMDNQIKAWNKSN, via the coding sequence ATGACCACCACGACCAGCACCACCAGCACGGCGACTCCGACGCCCACCCCGACGCCGGCCCAAACGTCGCAGAGCGTGGTGGCGAACGCGGCGCAGTCGCTGCTGACATCGCTCGACGCGGGGTCGGGGATCGATACCGCGACGCTGGTGCCGGCGCTGGTTCAGGCGCAGTTCGCGACGAAAACCGCGGCGCTCAGCGCCAAGAACGACGCGCTGACCGCGCAGATTTCCGCCGTCTCCGACCTCAAGAGTACGATGACGACATTGTCGTCGGTGATGACCTCGCTTGCCACCGGCGGTACGCTGCAGACGCAGCCGACGAGTTCGGTGACGGGCGTGCTCAACGCCAGCGCCCTGCCGGGTGCGAGCGTCGGTGCGCTGTCGTCGAAGATCACGGTGAACGCGCTGGCGACGGCGCAGGGCGCGCGTACGACGACCGCGATCGCGGACCGGACCGCCACGATCGGATCGGGCACGTTCACGCTGACGCTGGGCACCGCCACCTATTCGGCCGATGGGACGCAGATGACCGGCTTCACCGCGGGCAGCAGCCCGGCGGTATCGATCACCGTCACCAACGCCAGCCTGGACGGCGTCGCCGCGGCGATCAACGGCGCGAACGCGGGTGTCAGCGCTGCGGTCGTGACCGATGCGGACGGCAAGGCCTATCTGTCGTTGAAGGGCGCGACCGGCGCGGCGCAGGCGTTCACGCTCGCTGCCTCGTCCGATCCTTCGGGCAAGCTTGCGCAGTTCAACGTCGGCACCGGCGCGCCGACGGCGCTGACCGGCACCGCCGCCAACGCCTCGCTGACCGTCGACGGCATCACCGTGCAGCGCTCCACCAATTCGATCAGCGATCTCGTCAGCGGCGTGAAGCTCGACCTCGCCGGTACGGGCACGACGACGCTGGGCATCCAGCGTCCGACCGCGGCGCTGACCGATGCGGTCAACAACTTCGTCAGTTATTACAACGAAATCTACGGCCAGCTGCAGACCGACCTCGACCCCGTCGACGGCAAGCTGAAAGGCGATCCGGCCGCGCGGACGATGCTGACCGCGCTCCAGCAGCTCACCACCCGCTCGCTCGTCCCGAACGCGGGCAGCGGCGTGCCCGCGACACTCGCGCAGATCGGCCTCGCAACGAACCGCGACGGGACGCTTACGGTCAATTCCAGTGTTTTGCAGCAGGCGATGTCGAATTATCCCGACGCCATCGCCGCCATCTTCGCGCCGACCACCGCCAATGCCATCGGCCTGTCTTCGACGATCCAGCAGATGTCGTTCGCGGCCGCGAGCACGACGACGGGGCTCGGCGCGTCGACCAACACCTACACCAATGCGCAAAAGGACCTGGCCGATCAGCAGGCCGATCTGTCGCGCCAATCCGACGCGATGACGCAGCGGCTGACCCAGCAGTTCGCCAGCATGAACGCGCGCGTATCCGCCTACAAGGCGACGCAGACGTTCATGGATAACCAGATCAAGGCGTGGAACAAGAGCAACTGA
- the flhB gene encoding flagellar type III secretion system protein FlhB gives MSEEKTEAPTQRRKQKAAEDGDAVHSKDLATALVVLAGVGWLLFFGPQLINACKAVMAASFRFDRGDVEDFSPWRPLAEAGWKLLPSLASLAVVSVLATVASSAGLGSLSFHGKKLAPQANRINPASGLKRIFGMNGWIELGKSLLKVILLGTIGGYMLWKSSRATLGLSSSDLGTALDELGGTFTGIMIAMAMGLVAIALFDVPLQILQLLRKLRMTKQEIKDEHKESEGNPEAKGHMRAMQRQMATRSVRKAVSEAHVVLTNPTHFAVALRYDRGKDQVPVVVAKGRGVTALAIREVAAEAQVPVLEYPMLARAVYYTAKEGQEVRDDLYTAIATVLAFVFNLNAAAGGSQPPIDVPESARFDENGVKIR, from the coding sequence ATGTCGGAGGAAAAGACAGAAGCCCCAACCCAGCGCCGCAAGCAGAAGGCGGCGGAGGATGGCGATGCCGTTCATTCGAAGGATCTCGCCACCGCGCTCGTCGTGCTGGCGGGCGTCGGCTGGCTGCTGTTCTTCGGTCCGCAGCTCATCAATGCGTGCAAGGCGGTGATGGCGGCGAGCTTCCGCTTCGACCGCGGCGACGTCGAGGATTTCTCGCCCTGGCGCCCGCTGGCGGAGGCCGGGTGGAAGCTGCTGCCCTCACTCGCCTCGCTCGCGGTCGTCTCCGTCCTTGCGACGGTGGCGAGTTCGGCCGGGCTCGGCTCGCTGAGCTTCCACGGCAAGAAGCTGGCGCCGCAGGCCAATCGCATCAATCCGGCGTCCGGCCTGAAGCGCATCTTCGGGATGAACGGGTGGATCGAGCTGGGCAAATCCCTGCTCAAGGTGATCCTGCTCGGCACGATCGGCGGCTACATGCTGTGGAAGTCGAGCCGGGCGACGTTGGGCCTGTCGTCGTCCGATCTGGGCACCGCGCTCGATGAACTGGGCGGCACGTTCACCGGGATCATGATCGCGATGGCGATGGGCCTCGTCGCCATCGCGCTGTTCGACGTGCCGCTGCAGATCCTGCAGCTCCTGCGCAAGCTGCGCATGACGAAGCAGGAGATCAAGGACGAGCACAAGGAGAGCGAGGGCAATCCGGAGGCGAAGGGCCATATGCGCGCGATGCAGCGCCAGATGGCGACGCGCAGCGTGCGCAAGGCGGTGAGCGAGGCGCATGTCGTGCTGACCAACCCGACGCATTTCGCGGTCGCGCTGCGTTACGACCGCGGCAAGGACCAGGTGCCCGTCGTCGTCGCCAAGGGGCGCGGCGTCACCGCGCTCGCGATCCGCGAGGTGGCGGCGGAGGCGCAGGTCCCCGTGCTCGAATATCCGATGCTCGCCCGCGCGGTCTATTACACCGCCAAGGAGGGGCAGGAGGTGCGCGACGACCTCTACACCGCGATCGCGACGGTGCTCGCCTTCGTCTTCAACCTCAACGCCGCGGCCGGCGGCAGCCAGCCGCCGATCGACGTGCCCGAAAGCGCGCGCTTCGACGAGAACGGCGTCAAAATCCGTTAA
- the fliR gene encoding flagellar biosynthetic protein FliR: MLGFGLSIEPKLWALVFVMIRIGAAFVVAPVFGAVSIPLPVRVSLSGAIGIFVLAVHPVAPPAQIFAVATVLAVAAEALVGLAIGFVLQIAFSAPMIAAEIIGGSMGLGFANTIDPQNGRSTPALGQFFSIMLTLLFLSVDGHLVLVELLVKSYETMPPGTWLAPDRLKQVALFGSYAFLAGMLLALPVGFLLLCLNIIVGMVSRAAPALNLFSVGLPASLAVGVIALAVAFPAMGDYMLVIIREALAATQGLVEG; this comes from the coding sequence ATGCTAGGCTTCGGTCTTTCCATCGAGCCCAAACTCTGGGCGCTCGTCTTCGTCATGATCCGCATCGGCGCGGCGTTCGTCGTCGCGCCCGTGTTCGGCGCGGTGTCGATCCCGCTGCCCGTGCGCGTCTCTCTGTCCGGCGCGATCGGCATCTTCGTGCTCGCGGTCCACCCGGTCGCCCCCCCGGCACAGATTTTCGCGGTCGCGACCGTCCTTGCCGTCGCGGCGGAGGCGCTGGTCGGGCTCGCGATCGGCTTCGTGCTCCAGATCGCCTTTTCCGCGCCGATGATCGCTGCCGAAATCATCGGCGGGTCGATGGGCCTGGGCTTCGCCAATACCATCGATCCCCAGAACGGCCGCAGCACGCCCGCGCTCGGCCAGTTCTTCAGCATCATGCTGACCTTGCTGTTCCTGTCGGTCGACGGCCATCTCGTCCTCGTCGAGCTGCTGGTGAAAAGCTACGAGACGATGCCGCCGGGCACCTGGCTCGCGCCCGACCGGCTGAAACAGGTCGCGCTGTTCGGCAGCTACGCGTTCCTCGCGGGCATGCTGCTCGCGCTGCCCGTCGGCTTCCTGCTGCTCTGCCTCAACATCATCGTCGGCATGGTCAGCCGCGCCGCGCCCGCGCTCAACCTCTTCTCGGTCGGCCTGCCCGCCAGCCTCGCGGTCGGGGTGATCGCGCTCGCCGTCGCCTTCCCCGCGATGGGCGACTATATGCTCGTCATCATCCGCGAGGCGCTCGCCGCCACGCAAGGGCTGGTGGAGGGCTGA
- the fliQ gene encoding flagellar biosynthesis protein FliQ: MDADYFLTLANQTMWVLALASAPILIPALLAGLILGMVQAATSINEQTLTFVPKLLVVAVSILIFGSLIMGLLSDFTVAMFERIPDLVK; the protein is encoded by the coding sequence ATGGACGCCGATTATTTCCTGACCCTCGCCAACCAGACGATGTGGGTGCTGGCGCTCGCCAGCGCGCCGATCCTGATCCCCGCGCTGCTCGCCGGGCTGATCCTGGGCATGGTGCAGGCGGCGACGTCGATCAACGAACAGACGCTGACCTTCGTCCCCAAATTGCTCGTCGTCGCGGTGTCGATCCTGATCTTCGGCAGCCTCATCATGGGGCTGCTCAGCGATTTCACCGTGGCGATGTTCGAACGCATCCCGGATCTGGTGAAGTGA